DNA from Buchnera aphidicola (Eriosoma lanigerum):
TACTGCTGTAGGAATGGTTAATTCTTTATCTATTATGATGATAGCTGTAATTATAGCTATGATTTTAATGTTATTAGCTTCTAAACCTTTAACTAATTTTATGAATTTACATCCAACTATAGTTGTTCTTTGTCTTAGTTTCTTATTAATTATTGGATTGTCATTAGTATCAGAAGCATTAGGTATTGCTATACCAAAAGGGTATTTATATGCTGCTGTTGGTTTTTCAATAATCATTGAATTATTTAATCAAATAGCTCGTCACAATTTTATTAAACATCAATCTAAAAGACCAATGCGACAAAGAGCAGCAGAAGCTATATTAAGGTTAATGATTAAAGAAAGACAAAATAATAATGAAGAATACGTTACGAAAAATAATAATACTACAGAATTGACTATACCATCAGAATCAACTACTTTTAAAGAAGAAGAAAAGTATATGCTTAATGGAGTGTTAACATTAGCAGCTCGTTCTATAAGAAGTATTATGACTCCTAGAAGGGCTATTTCATGGGTTAATATAGAAAAAGAAAGAGATGAAATTAGAACACAATTATTAGATACTCCTCATAGTTTATTTCCCATTTGCAAAGGAGAACTAGATGAAATTATTGGAATTGTACGAGCAAAGGAACTTTTAGTAAAATTAGAAACTAATACTAATATAATAGAATTTGCTACGACTACTCCTCCAATTATTATTCCAGATACATTAGATTCGATTAATTTATTAGGTGTATTAAAAAAATCAAAAGGTAGTTTAGTCATAGTTAGTAATGAATTTGGAGTAATACAAGGTCTCGTTACACCACTAGATTTATTAGAAGCTATTGCAGGAGAATTTCCAGACGCTGATGAAACACCAGAAATTGTTACCGAAAAGAATAGTTGGTTAGTAAAAGGAAGTACTGATTTACATTCCTTGCAACAATTATTTGACATTGAAAATTTAACAACAGAAAAACACTATGCATCGTTAGCAGGTTTACTAATAGCACAAAAAGGACAACTTCCTTTACCAGGAGATATTATTTATATTCCTCCATTACAATTTCAAATATTAGAAGCAAACGAATATCGAATTGATTTAGTTCGTATTAAAAAATATACAAATAAAATAAATTAATATTTTTTATTTTTATTAATATTAATTTATACTATATTTATATATATTTTATATGTATATTTATATATATTATAATTTTGTATATAACTATATTAATTTCAATAAGAATAATTATGAATAACATTATTTTATCTATAGATACATCTTTACAAGGATGTTCAGTAGCGTTACTTGTAGGAAAAAATATTGATTATATATTGCAATATTGTAGTAATGATCATACTAAAAAAATATTACCAATGATTAATGAAATATTAAATCGTAATAAATTAAAGTTAAAAAATATAGATTATATTGCTGTTTCTAATGGTCCTGGACAATTTACAGGAATTAGAACAGGAATTTGCGTAGCTCAAGGATTATCTATAACAATGAATATACCTATAATTACTTTTTCTACTTTAGAAGTATTAGCTGAACAAGCATGGAGAATAACTAGTAAAAAAAAAATAATCATAGCTATAAGATCAAATAAAACAGAAATTTATTGGGGAGAATATATAAAAAATCCATGCGGAACATGGAAAAAACATTCAAAAGAAATAATATTAAATAATCAAGAAATATGTCGTAAAATATCAAAATTTAAATCTATTTGGATAAAAGTAGGAAACGGATGGAATTATATGCATAATTGTAGTTGCAATCAAATAAAACAATACAAAAGCATAAGCATTCCTCATGCTAGAGATATCATTACTTTATCTATTAATTGGATAAAAAAAAATAAATTAAATTCTATTAAAAAAGTATTACCTAATTATTTATATAATTATGTTTAATAATATATATATATATTATTAACATTAATAAATATTAATTCAATTTTAAAAATTTAACAAATTTACTACAAATATTATTACATCAATACAATATAACATTATTTTGGTAAGATAATATTTAATTCTAATATTGAAATATTTTTCTTTTTTTGTTCTAAATGAATTTTAATCATATTAGGATGTATATTTATATATTTAGATAACACTAATAATATTTCATTTTTTAACATTGGAAAATAATCTGGTTCATAATTATTTATTTTTCTATTTTTAGCTATAATGATTTGCAATCTTTGTTTAGCAACATTAGCAGTTTGTTTGTTGTTAGATATAAAAAAACTTAATAAAGGCATTACTTTATCTCCCAAATAATCTTTTAAAAAAACTTTTTTTCTCTTCTTTAAGAAAACGAAAAGGACACATTTCTCCAAGTAATCTATTCACTGTATCTGAATATGATTGTCCAGCTTTAGAATGAGAATCTAAAATTATTGATTTACCTTGATTAGAAGACTTTAGAATACCACAATCTTCAGGTACAACTCCAATTAAAGGTATTCTCAGTATATCTAATACATCATCAACACTTAACATGTCCCCTTGTGCAACTCTTGTTGGATCATAACGAGTTAACAATAAATATTCTTTTATTGGTTTTAATTTTTT
Protein-coding regions in this window:
- a CDS encoding TerC family protein, with protein sequence MEFFLNSSSWVGLLTLITLEVVLGVDNLVFVSILTEKLPPSQRDTARTIGLTLALVMRLSLLSLMSWIVTLVHPIIQNQYISLSSRDLILLFGGLFLLLKSTIELHERLENHQHEKLNNKNYASFWPVVIQIVILDAVFSLDSVITAVGMVNSLSIMMIAVIIAMILMLLASKPLTNFMNLHPTIVVLCLSFLLIIGLSLVSEALGIAIPKGYLYAAVGFSIIIELFNQIARHNFIKHQSKRPMRQRAAEAILRLMIKERQNNNEEYVTKNNNTTELTIPSESTTFKEEEKYMLNGVLTLAARSIRSIMTPRRAISWVNIEKERDEIRTQLLDTPHSLFPICKGELDEIIGIVRAKELLVKLETNTNIIEFATTTPPIIIPDTLDSINLLGVLKKSKGSLVIVSNEFGVIQGLVTPLDLLEAIAGEFPDADETPEIVTEKNSWLVKGSTDLHSLQQLFDIENLTTEKHYASLAGLLIAQKGQLPLPGDIIYIPPLQFQILEANEYRIDLVRIKKYTNKIN
- the tsaB gene encoding tRNA (adenosine(37)-N6)-threonylcarbamoyltransferase complex dimerization subunit type 1 TsaB, producing the protein MNNIILSIDTSLQGCSVALLVGKNIDYILQYCSNDHTKKILPMINEILNRNKLKLKNIDYIAVSNGPGQFTGIRTGICVAQGLSITMNIPIITFSTLEVLAEQAWRITSKKKIIIAIRSNKTEIYWGEYIKNPCGTWKKHSKEIILNNQEICRKISKFKSIWIKVGNGWNYMHNCSCNQIKQYKSISIPHARDIITLSINWIKKNKLNSIKKVLPNYLYNYV
- the minE gene encoding cell division topological specificity factor MinE gives rise to the protein MPLLSFFISNNKQTANVAKQRLQIIIAKNRKINNYEPDYFPMLKNEILLVLSKYINIHPNMIKIHLEQKKKNISILELNIILPK